The Doryrhamphus excisus isolate RoL2022-K1 chromosome 1, RoL_Dexc_1.0, whole genome shotgun sequence genome includes a window with the following:
- the kitb gene encoding KIT proto-oncogene, receptor tyrosine kinase b isoform X1 → MKHFSMTCFWIVFASHLVFLPLTVWCKPVISPNGPHIVVPKRGKLELYCHDNATTSGVPSRLRWQRDKARRLEGEVGEGGVVVVKVPAAQAYHMGRYTCINNSTQEHSSIYVYVKDPVNAFQRTMVNVILVRAGENCTIPCLVTDPEVTLLALETCDGRPLPSNMNYWTHREQGVIIGNTRKEFEGCYVCVGQRGGDNVTSSQYTVDVRQVPDVLPIITLSERGKVILRKGERFEVTCSSSNVNPDFNVKWDYPSTAHPDESHTSHILPGSHGYQRGSRLVITSVDQTDSGTYRCSAHNERGSSSTGLQLNVCDKGFITMFGHPSPIRADVQEGESLSLRVEFDAYPAPGTLFWSYNDKRLLNTTEHVITIHKHKYRFISELRLVRVLGSEGGIYKFFTSHEDASFEYFFEVYVNSKPVIIAQEGPVDGQVKCVAAGHPVPKISWYLCALPHTRCSQLPNATQWETVDVTMVTESTFSRSEVESRLNISKVHANYHTLECVASTEGEEAFTLFSISERLVPHKLFTPLLTGIVAIGALLCLFLVVLLYKYMQKPKFQIQWKVIESIHGNNYIYFDPNQLPYDSKWEFSRQKLRFGKTLGSGAFGKVVRATAYGLCSVDTITTVAVKMLKHNAHATEKEALMSELKVLSYLGNHMNIVNLLGACTVGGPILVITEYCCYGDLLNFLRRKRESFLISQIGDSYYRNVSKHTQPTSREVAGTGYMPMRPSDKERSSQSDDVDELSLDSEDLLSFSYQVAKGMEYITSKNCIHRDLAARNVLLTHGRVAKICDFGLARDITTDSSYVLRGNARLPVKWMSPESIFDCVYTFESDVWSYGILLWEIFSLGNSPYPGMQVGSAFYRLIQEGHRMSKPEFAPTQMYDMMLSCWNQDPLKRPPFRKLVERTELLLSENTRNVYLTLNNASGPSEQQRVPSRRLSSVCSTTAPTQPLLQSTADVFLDYV, encoded by the exons ATGAAACACTTCAGCATGACATGTTTCTGGATTGTTTTTGCATCACATTTGGTTTTCCTGCCACTGACAG TGTGGTGTAAGCCTGTCATCTCCCCCAACGGGCCTCACATTGTTGTCCCCAAGAGGGGGAAGCTGGAGCTTTATTGCCATGACAATGCAACCACGTCTGGCGTGCCGTCCAGGTTGAGGTGGCAGAGGGATAAAGCTCGCAGACTGGAGGGCGAGGTGGGGGAGGGCGGCGTGGTTGTTGTCAAGGTACCTGCGGCACAAGCCTACCACATGGGCCGCTACACATGCATCAACAACAGCACACAAGAACACAGCTCCATCTATGTATACGTGAAAG ACCCTGTTAATGCGTTCCAGCGCACCATGGTCAATGTCATCCTGGTGCGGGCTGGGGAGAACTGCACCATTCCCTGCCTCGTGACTGACCCTGAAGTCACCCTGCTGGCTTTGGAGACATGTGACGGGCGACCTTTGCCCTCCAATATGAATTACTGGACCCACCGTGAGCAAGGTGTTATTATTGGCAATACAAGGAAGGAGTTTGAGGGGTGCTACGTGTGTGTGGGCCAGAGAGGTGGAGATAATGTGACATCCAGCCAGTATACTGTGGATGTACGGCAAG TTCCAGATGTGCTTCCAATCATCACATTGTCTGAGAGGGGCAAGGTTATCTTGCGGAAAGGAGAGAGGTTTGAAGTTACTTGTAGCTCCTCCAATGTCAATCCAGACTTTAATGTCAAGTGGGACTACCCTTCAACAGCG CATCCAGATGAATCCCACACCTCACACATCCTTCCTGGGTCTCATGGTTATCAAAGGGGCTCCCGGCTCGTGATTACATCTGTGGACCAAACAGACTCAGGGACATACCGCTGCTCAGCCCACAATGAGAGAGGCAGCAGCTCCACAGGACTACAGCTGAATGTCTGTG ATAAGGGGTTCATTACCATGTTTGGCCATCCAAGTCCCATCCGAGCCGATGTGCAAGAAGGGGAGAGCCTGAGTCTCAGAGTGGAGTTTGATGCCTATCCGGCACCCGGCACACTGTTCTGGTCTTACAACGACAAACGACTGCTCAACACCACAGAGCACGTCATCACAAtccacaaacacaaatacag GTTCATCAGTGAGCTGAGACTGGTGAGAGTTCTTGGCTCAGAAGGTGGGATCTATAAATTCTTCACCAGCCATGAAGACGCATCCTTTGAATATTTCTTTGAAGTATATGTCAATA GTAAGCCAGTCATCATCGCCCAGGAAGGGCCAGTCGATGGTCAGGTCAAGTGTGTGGCTGCTGGTCATCCAGTTCCTAAAATCAGTTGGTACCTGTGTGCTCTTCCTCACACAAG GTGCTCACAGCTGCCCAATGCCACCCAATGGGAAACCGTAGATGTCACCATGGTGACAGAGTCCACCTTTAGCAGGAGTGAGGTGGAGAGCCGATTGAACATCAGCAAGGTGCACGCCAACTACCATACGTTGGAGTGTGTGGCTTCGACAGAGGGAGAAGAAGCCTTCACGCTCTTCTCCATCAGCG AGCGACTTGTCCCCCATAAACTGTTCACCCCGCTTCTAACTGGCATAGTGGCCATCGGCGCCTTACTCTGCCTGTTCCTTGTGGTTCTGCTCTATAAATACATGCAG AAACCAAAATTTCAAATCCAATGGAAGGTCATCGAGAGTATCCATGGCAAcaactatatatattttgaccCCAACCAGCTTCCATATGACTCCAAATGGGAGTTTTCCCGACAGAAGCTACGCTTTG GAAAAACGCTTGGTTCTGGGGCTTTTGGGAAGGTGGTAAGAGCCACAGCATACGGCCTGTGCTCGGTTGACACCATCACAACTGTTGCTGTCAAGATGCTCAAAC ACAATGCTCACGCCACAGAGAAGGAGGCGCTGATGTCAGAGTTAAAGGTGCTTAGTTATCTTGGCAACCACATGAACATCGTGAACCTGCTGGGAGCCTGCACCGTTGGAG GTCCAATTTTAGTTATCACTGAATACTGTTGCTATGGCGACCTCCTCAACTTCCTGCGCAGAAAAAGAGAGTCCTTCCTAATTTCCCAAATTGGTGACAGCTACTATCGCAATgtctccaaacacacacagccaaCAAG cagagAGGTGGCAGGTACAGGATATATGCCTATGCGTCCATCTGACAAAGAAagatcctcccagtcag ATGATGTAGATGAGCTTTCTCTGGATTCTGAAGATCTTCTCAGCTTCTCCTACCAGGTAGCCAAAGGGATGGAATACATCACTTCAAAAAAC TGCATCCACAGAGACCTCGCAGCCAGGAATGTTCTACTGACTCACGGCAGGGTGGCCAAGATCTGTGACTTTGGCTTGGCACGGGACATCACCACCGATTCTAGCTATGTGCTCCGAGGCAAC GCACGTCTCCCAGTCAAGTGGATGTCTCCCGAGAGCATCTTCGATTGTGTCTACACATTTGAGAGTGACGTCTGGTCTTATGGCATCCTGCTATGGGAAATCTTTTCTTTGG gTAACAGTCCCTATCCTGGGATGCAGGTGGGCTCAGCATTTTACCGACTGATTCAAGAAGGCCATAGGATGAGCAAACCAGAGTTTGCACCCACTCAGAT GTATGACATGATGCTCTCATGCTGGAATCAGGACCCCTTGAAAAGACCCCCTTTTAGAAAACTGGTGGAGAGAACTGAACTCCTTTTGTCAGAAAATACCAGGAAt GTTTACCTAACACTGAACAACGCTTCAGGGCCATCAGAGCAGCAGAGGGTGCCATCACGAAGGCTGAGCTCAGTGTGCAGCACCACAGCACCCACCCAGCCTTTGCTGCAGAGCACGGCTGACGTCTTCCTGGACTACGTCTGA
- the kitb gene encoding KIT proto-oncogene, receptor tyrosine kinase b isoform X2, whose translation MKHFSMTCFWIVFASHLVFLPLTVWCKPVISPNGPHIVVPKRGKLELYCHDNATTSGVPSRLRWQRDKARRLEGEVGEGGVVVVKVPAAQAYHMGRYTCINNSTQEHSSIYVYVKDPVNAFQRTMVNVILVRAGENCTIPCLVTDPEVTLLALETCDGRPLPSNMNYWTHREQGVIIGNTRKEFEGCYVCVGQRGGDNVTSSQYTVDVRQVPDVLPIITLSERGKVILRKGERFEVTCSSSNVNPDFNVKWDYPSTAHPDESHTSHILPGSHGYQRGSRLVITSVDQTDSGTYRCSAHNERGSSSTGLQLNVCDKGFITMFGHPSPIRADVQEGESLSLRVEFDAYPAPGTLFWSYNDKRLLNTTEHVITIHKHKYRFISELRLVRVLGSEGGIYKFFTSHEDASFEYFFEVYVNSKPVIIAQEGPVDGQVKCVAAGHPVPKISWYLCALPHTRCSQLPNATQWETVDVTMVTESTFSRSEVESRLNISKVHANYHTLECVASTEGEEAFTLFSISERLVPHKLFTPLLTGIVAIGALLCLFLVVLLYKYMQKPKFQIQWKVIESIHGNNYIYFDPNQLPYDSKWEFSRQKLRFGKTLGSGAFGKVVRATAYGLCSVDTITTVAVKMLKHNAHATEKEALMSELKVLSYLGNHMNIVNLLGACTVGGPILVITEYCCYGDLLNFLRRKRESFLISQIGDSYYRNVSKHTQPTREVAGTGYMPMRPSDKERSSQSDDVDELSLDSEDLLSFSYQVAKGMEYITSKNCIHRDLAARNVLLTHGRVAKICDFGLARDITTDSSYVLRGNARLPVKWMSPESIFDCVYTFESDVWSYGILLWEIFSLGNSPYPGMQVGSAFYRLIQEGHRMSKPEFAPTQMYDMMLSCWNQDPLKRPPFRKLVERTELLLSENTRNVYLTLNNASGPSEQQRVPSRRLSSVCSTTAPTQPLLQSTADVFLDYV comes from the exons ATGAAACACTTCAGCATGACATGTTTCTGGATTGTTTTTGCATCACATTTGGTTTTCCTGCCACTGACAG TGTGGTGTAAGCCTGTCATCTCCCCCAACGGGCCTCACATTGTTGTCCCCAAGAGGGGGAAGCTGGAGCTTTATTGCCATGACAATGCAACCACGTCTGGCGTGCCGTCCAGGTTGAGGTGGCAGAGGGATAAAGCTCGCAGACTGGAGGGCGAGGTGGGGGAGGGCGGCGTGGTTGTTGTCAAGGTACCTGCGGCACAAGCCTACCACATGGGCCGCTACACATGCATCAACAACAGCACACAAGAACACAGCTCCATCTATGTATACGTGAAAG ACCCTGTTAATGCGTTCCAGCGCACCATGGTCAATGTCATCCTGGTGCGGGCTGGGGAGAACTGCACCATTCCCTGCCTCGTGACTGACCCTGAAGTCACCCTGCTGGCTTTGGAGACATGTGACGGGCGACCTTTGCCCTCCAATATGAATTACTGGACCCACCGTGAGCAAGGTGTTATTATTGGCAATACAAGGAAGGAGTTTGAGGGGTGCTACGTGTGTGTGGGCCAGAGAGGTGGAGATAATGTGACATCCAGCCAGTATACTGTGGATGTACGGCAAG TTCCAGATGTGCTTCCAATCATCACATTGTCTGAGAGGGGCAAGGTTATCTTGCGGAAAGGAGAGAGGTTTGAAGTTACTTGTAGCTCCTCCAATGTCAATCCAGACTTTAATGTCAAGTGGGACTACCCTTCAACAGCG CATCCAGATGAATCCCACACCTCACACATCCTTCCTGGGTCTCATGGTTATCAAAGGGGCTCCCGGCTCGTGATTACATCTGTGGACCAAACAGACTCAGGGACATACCGCTGCTCAGCCCACAATGAGAGAGGCAGCAGCTCCACAGGACTACAGCTGAATGTCTGTG ATAAGGGGTTCATTACCATGTTTGGCCATCCAAGTCCCATCCGAGCCGATGTGCAAGAAGGGGAGAGCCTGAGTCTCAGAGTGGAGTTTGATGCCTATCCGGCACCCGGCACACTGTTCTGGTCTTACAACGACAAACGACTGCTCAACACCACAGAGCACGTCATCACAAtccacaaacacaaatacag GTTCATCAGTGAGCTGAGACTGGTGAGAGTTCTTGGCTCAGAAGGTGGGATCTATAAATTCTTCACCAGCCATGAAGACGCATCCTTTGAATATTTCTTTGAAGTATATGTCAATA GTAAGCCAGTCATCATCGCCCAGGAAGGGCCAGTCGATGGTCAGGTCAAGTGTGTGGCTGCTGGTCATCCAGTTCCTAAAATCAGTTGGTACCTGTGTGCTCTTCCTCACACAAG GTGCTCACAGCTGCCCAATGCCACCCAATGGGAAACCGTAGATGTCACCATGGTGACAGAGTCCACCTTTAGCAGGAGTGAGGTGGAGAGCCGATTGAACATCAGCAAGGTGCACGCCAACTACCATACGTTGGAGTGTGTGGCTTCGACAGAGGGAGAAGAAGCCTTCACGCTCTTCTCCATCAGCG AGCGACTTGTCCCCCATAAACTGTTCACCCCGCTTCTAACTGGCATAGTGGCCATCGGCGCCTTACTCTGCCTGTTCCTTGTGGTTCTGCTCTATAAATACATGCAG AAACCAAAATTTCAAATCCAATGGAAGGTCATCGAGAGTATCCATGGCAAcaactatatatattttgaccCCAACCAGCTTCCATATGACTCCAAATGGGAGTTTTCCCGACAGAAGCTACGCTTTG GAAAAACGCTTGGTTCTGGGGCTTTTGGGAAGGTGGTAAGAGCCACAGCATACGGCCTGTGCTCGGTTGACACCATCACAACTGTTGCTGTCAAGATGCTCAAAC ACAATGCTCACGCCACAGAGAAGGAGGCGCTGATGTCAGAGTTAAAGGTGCTTAGTTATCTTGGCAACCACATGAACATCGTGAACCTGCTGGGAGCCTGCACCGTTGGAG GTCCAATTTTAGTTATCACTGAATACTGTTGCTATGGCGACCTCCTCAACTTCCTGCGCAGAAAAAGAGAGTCCTTCCTAATTTCCCAAATTGGTGACAGCTACTATCGCAATgtctccaaacacacacagccaaCAAG agAGGTGGCAGGTACAGGATATATGCCTATGCGTCCATCTGACAAAGAAagatcctcccagtcag ATGATGTAGATGAGCTTTCTCTGGATTCTGAAGATCTTCTCAGCTTCTCCTACCAGGTAGCCAAAGGGATGGAATACATCACTTCAAAAAAC TGCATCCACAGAGACCTCGCAGCCAGGAATGTTCTACTGACTCACGGCAGGGTGGCCAAGATCTGTGACTTTGGCTTGGCACGGGACATCACCACCGATTCTAGCTATGTGCTCCGAGGCAAC GCACGTCTCCCAGTCAAGTGGATGTCTCCCGAGAGCATCTTCGATTGTGTCTACACATTTGAGAGTGACGTCTGGTCTTATGGCATCCTGCTATGGGAAATCTTTTCTTTGG gTAACAGTCCCTATCCTGGGATGCAGGTGGGCTCAGCATTTTACCGACTGATTCAAGAAGGCCATAGGATGAGCAAACCAGAGTTTGCACCCACTCAGAT GTATGACATGATGCTCTCATGCTGGAATCAGGACCCCTTGAAAAGACCCCCTTTTAGAAAACTGGTGGAGAGAACTGAACTCCTTTTGTCAGAAAATACCAGGAAt GTTTACCTAACACTGAACAACGCTTCAGGGCCATCAGAGCAGCAGAGGGTGCCATCACGAAGGCTGAGCTCAGTGTGCAGCACCACAGCACCCACCCAGCCTTTGCTGCAGAGCACGGCTGACGTCTTCCTGGACTACGTCTGA